The Candidatus Aminicenantes bacterium genome includes the window CGACGGCTTGCTGGGAGATGAAGAGGTGTCCGTGCCCATTCAGGGAATCCACTTCCATAGTGTAAATATCGCCGCCCAGGTGGTCAAGAGCCAGGACATGGTGCTGGTCTCTCATTTCACCGGTCACGTGGCCGCGGGCTTCGGCGGCGCTCTCAAGAACCTGGGCATGGGATGCTCCAGCCGCAGGGGAAAGCTTATCCAGCATTCAACCGCGAAGCCCGGCATCAAGGCATCCAAGTGCACGGCTTGCGGCGAATGCGTGCACTGGTGCCCCCGGGACGCCATTTCGTTGCTGGAAGGTCACGCCGTTATCGATGACACCCTTTGTATCGGCTGCGGGGAATGCCTGGCGGTCTGCCGTTTTGACGCGGTCAAATTCAATTGGAAGGAAACCTACACAAACCTGCAGGAAAAGGTGGTTGAACATGCCATGGGAGCCGTTGCCGGCAAGGAAAACCGCCTTCTCTGCCTGAACTTTCTGACCCGTATCACCCGGGACTGCGACTGTATGAAAGGCTACGACCCGATTGCGCCCGACCTGGGGGTCCTGGTTTCCACCGATCCCGTGGCGCTGGACGCGGCCGGCCTGGACCTGCTGGAGAAAAGCAACGGCAAATCGATTCGTCAACTGGCCCATGATATTCCTTCACGGGCGCAATTGGATCATGCGCGGAAACTGGGATTCGGTAGTACCGAGTACAAACTGATTGAAGTGAAAAGTTGAAAGTGAAAAGTGAAAAAAAGGTGACAGGTATCAGGAGACAGGAAGACAGGTGGCAGGAGACAGTGTACGGGCGAAAAATTTT containing:
- a CDS encoding DUF362 domain-containing protein, which encodes MKPVVYWIPADKDDTDQQLASALGRLLKEKNLLDFVRPRDMVAVKTHFGEEGTRGFVRPNLMAVLAAAVRRREGLPFLTETSTLYRGRRSNAVEHLELAREHGFTPEATGMQIVMADGLLGDEEVSVPIQGIHFHSVNIAAQVVKSQDMVLVSHFTGHVAAGFGGALKNLGMGCSSRRGKLIQHSTAKPGIKASKCTACGECVHWCPRDAISLLEGHAVIDDTLCIGCGECLAVCRFDAVKFNWKETYTNLQEKVVEHAMGAVAGKENRLLCLNFLTRITRDCDCMKGYDPIAPDLGVLVSTDPVALDAAGLDLLEKSNGKSIRQLAHDIPSRAQLDHARKLGFGSTEYKLIEVKS